The genomic stretch GGCATGTTGCGCAACCCCTTAGCAGAACCCTATACCCTCGGCGTCACCGGAGGAGCAGCGGTCGGCGCAGCGTCTGCGATCATTTTCCCAGCGCTGCAATGGTCATGGGGGCCTTTCTCGACGGTGCAAGCATTGGCGTTGGCTGGCGCGGCGTTGTCGATGGGGTTTATCTACTTGCTCGCCAATCGCTCCCAGGGCATCGCCATGAACACGTTGTTGCTTGCGGGCGTAACTGTCTCCATTTTATGCGGCGGCATAATTTTGCTTCTGCGCTATATCGCCAGCCCAAACTATCTGGCGCAAATGGACCGCTGGTTGATGGGCGGATTAGACGTGGTTGGTTATCACGACCTGTCGCTGCTGCTGCCGTTTTTGCTGCCGGGTCTGGGGCTGTTGTTCGGCGGTATGATCGAGATTAACCATCTCACCTTAGGGCAAGACATGGCGATGGGGCATGGCGTGAATGTTCGGTCAGCGCACCGCCGTTTATTTTTCGGCGGCAGTCTGGCGACGGCGGCGGCGGTTTCACTCGCGGGGCCGATTGGTTTTGTCGGGCTGATCGCGCCTCACGCAGTGCGGCGTTTAAGCGGATTCGACCACCGCATCGTCTTGCCGGGTTCGTTTATGCTGGGCGGCGCCTTCCTGGTTCTATGCGACGCTATCGCCCGAACGATGCTCGCGCCCCGTGAGATTCCAGTTGGCGTGATTACCGCTATGATTGGCGGGCCGTTGTTTATCTATCTACTCGTTCGCCGCAACTAGGGGACATGAATGGCTGTATCACTGGATCGAGTCTGGTTGTTTGACGATCCACGCTCGCACGGCGCCCGGTCGATCTTGCGTTGGGCGGCGGACGGTCTGCGTCAAATCGGGAAGACGGTATTTATATCCCAGCTGAATCCCGATGATTCAAACTCGCTCATTCAAATGCGGAATGAACTTGTTGAATTTGAGCCGACCTCCGTCTTACTTGCCAACCATCCAGCGCAACAATTCTGGCAGCAGTTAGGGTTCGACAAACCTCAATGCACTTCACTCGCGTGGTTGTTTGATGATCCATTGTTGATGGGCAATGAGGCGTTTTCTTCTGACGAAATCGTTTTGCTGTCTGACCCCTCGTTTGAAGCGGGCGCAAAAAAACGCGGCGCCCAAACGACTTTGTTCTTGCCCGTTGCCGCACCGGACGCCATTGACGTTCAGCGCGATCCCCGCTTGAAAGCAGCTGTCGCGTATGTCGGCGCTGCGGCGGATTTATCCGCCATGCGAAATGCGCTTTCGCAAGACATTGCCGGATATTTTGATTCGATTGCGAAGAAAAAAGCCAAACAACCAACCGCTGATCTTAATGATTTACTCGCTAAATTCCCGTTATCAAAAACTCAACGCATTACATTAACTGGTCAAGTTTCGTATTATATTTATGCTAATGCCAACCGCATTCATCGCCTGCAATATTTAGCGCCGTTGGCGGAGAAGAACTTCCATCTCTACGGTAATGACGCTTGGCGCCCCTATATAGAAAACACACCGCTGCAAGCGTGCTTTAAAGGTGGAATTGGTCCTCTAACTGACTATCATCCGTTAATTCAATCCGTTGAAATCAATATCAATCTTCGCAGTTTACAGGGATTTTCAGCGCCAACGCACCGTGATTTCCTTGTCCCGCGCTTGGGCGGCTTTATGCTCGCCAGCGCCCGTTACGGTCAATTGTCGAGCCGTGATATGGACCCGGACAACCGTTTTGGCATAGAGGATTTTCCATGGGCGCCAGAGGCGGATACGCCGGATTCAATTGAATTTCAGACGCAAGAGTGGTTGGATAAACCCGAAAAGCGGACACAATGGTCTCAAGAGGCGTCTGAAATAATATGCCGGGAACATCTTTTTTCTCATCGCATGAAGCAGTTAAATGATTTGTTGACTTGAACCCTTTTTAATTGACAGATTCAATTCACTTGAATCCGCCTGGAGGATACCAAATGAAAATTCGTATATTTTTGATCGCTCTTGCCGCTTGCATGTCCCTTTCGTCCTGTTCATGGCTGGGCTTTGGCGAAAACGAGGTCATTACCAATCAGCCGTTTGAATCGCTTTTTGATGGAAAAATTCAACGCGATTGGGTGGTCATGGGCGACCCCGCCGGTTGGAGCGTCGCCGATGACGTCATCCGCAGTGAAGGCGGCAAAGGCGGAAACTGGCTGCGCTCCAAACGGGAATACAGCGACTTTATTTTGCGTTTAGAATTTCGCGTGTCTCCGGGCGGAAACAGCGGCGTCTTTATTCGCTGCGCAGAGCAGGGCAACCCGTGGGAAACCGGGCATGAATGCCAAATCTCGAATGAACAGCCGCCCCGCGATGACTCGCACTGCACTGGCTCATTGTATGGCAGCCTGCCTGTTTTAGCGCGACCGGATGAATCGCCCGAAGTCTGGCGCCAATATGAAATTCTCTGCAAAGGCTCGCGCATTATGGTCTTTGTCGATGACGTGAAAACTGTTGACGTCCCTCAACAGGAAGTCGCCTCAATTCAAAACAAGCCGCTCAAAGGCTTCATCGGCCTGCAAGATTCACATACCGAAGCAGGAATGTGGGTGGAGTACCGTAATATAAATATTCGAGAACTATAGATTTGCATTGACTTTCATATTCAATTCATAGAATAATAAGGACTAGCACTAAGATGGTGCTAGTCTTTTTATTCTATTTCATTTGGAGGATGTAGAAATGAGATTTAAGAATTTTTTTGTCTTGTCAGCGGCCGTTTGCTTGCTGATGCCGGTTCATGCACAAACCGTAGATGAAATGGTCGATGCATTTCTTAGTTTCGACATGACCGCAGAAGGCCCCTGGTCAGACGTCGATCTCACAACGACGACTGTTCCTAAAGTAGGGAATGGTTCCATCACGCTAGATGGAAGTATTTCTTCTGGTGAATATGGCGGCTATGAAGGCACCGAAATTGTTCCTGGCAAGAACGCCTGGATACTCGACTTCGCCAGCGCCAAAGAGTGGGAAGGGCCGGACGATAATAGTTTTACCTTCTACCTTGCTTATGATGATGACAATTTGTATCTGGGCGTATCTGTTAAAGATGACGTGGTACGTTCGAATGACCCGCCAGCAGCGTTTTGGAAAGATGACGCCATTGAAATCGTGATGGACCCCAGTAATTCCCGCTATGACTACAATACCGATTCAGTAAATAATCTGTATGGCGGTCACTGCTATTTTAACTGGGAAGGTTTGATCTCGGCTTTTGATTACGATACGGGTCTTCCATTTAACGCGGGGACAGAAGAAGCCCCTACATTCCGCTGGGGCGGCGCTTCAGAATGGACGTATGCTGAAGACGGCGATATCTATGGAATCGGCATTGAAACGGCTGATGGCTGGGCTGTTGAAGTTCGAATCGGCAAAGCGACGCTCGAAGATACTGAAGCGGGCGTAACTTTGACTCCGGGAACGACGATGGCGTTTAACCTGGGCGTTGATGATGACGACGGCGCTGATCTCGCCATTCAATACTTCTGGGCCAGCCGCGTTCGCGCAATCGGCGCGACGCCAGACGATGAAAATTGGGACCTTCTTCTTGAAGAGGAAATCGCCAATAAAGATTATCTTGATCCTGATTCACTAGCGGCTTTCTGGGAAGTTGGTATCAATGAAACTGGTCGTTTGTCGCGCGCCGGCGGCGGAGAAATTATTCTTGGTGAATCCACTGAGATCAATGACTGGCAGTTGCAATAACGCAAATTCAATCATGAGCGGGGTGCGTAACATTACGCACCCCGCTTAGCCTAACAAATTTTCAACTTCACGTTTGAAATCCCTTCCTCTCTAGAGCAAAGATATGACAGCGGTATCAATTGCGGAATCTTTTGTCTATCTCAAGCGACTGGCTGTTGTCGGCGTATCCAGGCATCAAAAATTCGGTAATGTCATCTTTAAAGAACTCTCCGCAAAAGGGTATGACGTCGTTCCTGTGAATCCAAAAATGGAATCATTTGAAGGCGCAATTTGCTATCCTTCTCTTGATTCGATCACGGAGCCTGTAGAAGGCGTCGTGGTGGTTGTCGGAAAAGAAAAAGTCCTGGATGTCCTGAAAGACGCCGTTAAAGCAAATGTACGCTATGTCTGGGTGCAGCAAGGCGCTGGATCAGATGAAACCAAAAATTATTGCAACCAAAATGGTTTACATGCGGTTTTCGGACAGTGCATTTTGATGTACGCCAAACCCGTCGGGGGCATTCATGCCGTACATCGCTTTGTGTGGCGAATGTTAGGCCTCACCACATAATTTCCCCCTCATGCTTTGCGCCCTGCGCCTTCCTGCCTATAATTCAGTTCTGTTATTAATTTCTTAAGGACGGAACCGATGTCAGACGTGATTCAAGACGTGCATTTTTTAAATACCGCCACCAATAAAAAAGAAAAATTTGAACCGTTAGAGCCTGGAACCGTCGGGCTATACACCTGCGGGCCAACGGTTTACGACTATGCCCATATTGGGAATTTTCGCGCCTATCTGTTTGAAGACGTACTGCGCCGTTTTCTAGAATTTCGCGGATACAAAGTCAAACACATCATGAACCTGACCGATGTGGAAGATAAAATTATCCGCAAGTCGCAAGAAACGGGACAATCGATTTATGAATGTACGGCGCCATACATCGAAGCCTTCTTTGACGACCTCGACACTCTGAACATTCAGCGCGCCCATGAATACCCAAAAGCGACCGGGCATGTTGATGAAATGGTCGCAATGATTAATACGCTTAAAGAAAAAGGCTTCACCTACGACAAAGACGGCTCGATTTATTTTAGAATTAAAAAGTTCAAAGAATACGGAAAATTGTCCGGCGTCCGGCCTGAAGAAGTGCTCAGCGGCGCGCGCATTGATTCAGACGAATATGAAAAAGATGACGCCCGCGATTTTGTTTTATGGAAATCGCGCAAAGAAGGCGAGCACTTTTGGGAGACCGAACTCGGCGAAGGCCGCCCCGGCTGGCACATCGAATGCTCCGCCATGGCGATGAAATACCTCGGCGATCAGTTTGATATTCACTGCGGCGGCGAGGACAATATTTTCCCCCACCATGAAAATGAAATCGCCCAAAGCGAAGGCTGCACCGGAAAACATTTCGTCAAATACTGGCTGCATTGCCGCCACCTTTTGGTTGACGGCGAAAAAATGTCGAAGTCAAAAGGCAACTTCTATACGCTGCGCGATTTGCTTGCCAAAGGATTTCATCCAATGGCGATCCGCTATTGCATTATTTCAAACCACTACCGCAGCCCGATGAACCTCTCGATGGATGCGCTGCACGCCGCCCACTCGGCTTGGTCGCGTATTATGGACTTCAAACAACGCTTACAGGAAAAAGCAGACGCCAACCTTGAGGCGCCTCAATCAAACAACTTGCAACGAGAGTCGGACGAATTTTTCAAACGCTTTACCCACCACATGAACGACGACCTCGACACGCCGCGCGCCTGTTCCGTCTTGTTCGACTTTATTCGTGAAGCGAACAAAGTCCTTGATACGGAAGCGCTATCTTCAACGCAAGCGAAGGAAATACTCGAAATTTTAGAGCAAGTCGATCATGTGCTAGGCGTGATGAAACAAGATGACGGCTTGCTTGATGAAGACATCGAACGCCTGATTGAAGAACGCCTGGACGCGCGAAAATCAAAGAACTATGCGCGAGCGGATGAGATTCGCGACCAACTAGCCGAACAAGGCGTGATCTTAGAAGACACACGGGAAGGGATGCGCTGGAAGCGCCGATAATCAAAATGAAAAAAAACAAAAGCAATTACTACGTCAAACCGATTACGCCGAACGGCGTTCGCAAAAATATGTCCGCCCGCGCTTTAATTGACGAATGCTTTTCTTCATTCAATGCGCGCGGCCTACGCAACGCTTGCCAATTGTTCGCCGACCGGGTGTATAACGAAAATACGACCATCGGCATGAGCCTGACCGGCGCACTCGTCCCTGCCGGCCTCGGGCGCTCTTGTTTGATCCCGCTCATCAAGGGTGGATACATCGACTGGATGATTAGCACCGGCGCCAATATGTATCACGATCTGCATTCCTGCCTGGGATATGATATGTTCGAAGGCAGCCCGGATGTGGACGACACCAAACTACGCAAAGACGACGTGGTGCGCATTCACGATATTTATTTTGAAGCCGACGCGCTGTTTGACACCGACGCGTTCATACGAAAACTTTTCCGCGAATATCCTATTGAAGGCCCGGTATCCAGCGCGGTGATTCACCGAATTTTGGGCGAAGCCTTGTTGCAGCGCAATCCAAAGGCGCATGAGTTCAGCGTTCTGGCCGCCGCCGCCAAGATGGATATGCCCATTCATACATCCAGCCCCGGCGACTCAAGCACGGGCATGAACCTGGCGGGGCTCGCTCTGGAAGGCAAGTCGATCATTGTTGACCCGAACCTCGACGTGAATTTGACCGCCGCATGGGTTTATGACGCGAAGAAATCCAAAGGCAAAACCGCTGCGCTAATTCTAGGCGGCGGCAGCCCGAAGAATTTTCTCTTACAAACCGAGCCGCATATTCAAGAAGTCTTGGGTTTGCCCGAAGCAGGCCACGACTTCTTCGTGCAATTCACCGATGCGCGAATCGACACGGGCGGGCTGTCCGGCGCCACTCCGTCAGAAGCCGTCAGCTGGGGCAAGATTGATCCGACTCAACTCAGCGCGACCCAAGTCGTCTATGGCGATTGCAGCGTGTACATCCCATTGTTTGTTTCATATATTCTCAGCGCGGTTCCCAAACAAAAACCGAGACGGCTTTGGGAAAAGCGTGATGAGTGTATGGATCGCATGCTCAAAGCATTTAAAAAATCCAAACACTGGGGCAAGTAAAATCAGGGAATAAAGCGGTAGCCTTGGCGGTGCGCGGTGATGATGTGTTGCGGCGAATCGGGTTCGATCTCGATTTTTTGCCGCAACTTCGCGATATGGTTGTCCACCGTTCGGGTTGCGGGGACGTTGTCGTACCCCCAGACTTGTTTTAAAAATTGCTCGCGGGATACGATCTTACCTTCGCTTTCGACCAGGAGTTTCATGATCTCCATTTCACGCGGAGAAAACTCCAATTCTTCTCCATTCTTAGTCGCAGTCATGTGGTCAAAATCAAGCGTGACATCAGAAAACTGGAAAGTATGGATACTTTCACGCGGTTCAATTTGCGTACGGCGTAGGATGGCTTTGATACGCGCCAGTAGCTCGCGCAAACTGAATGGCTTGGTGATGTAGTCGTCGGCGCCGATTTCCAAGCCTTCGATTTTATCCGCTTCGGAACCTCTAGCGGTCAGCATAATGATCGGCGTTAATGAGCCGCCGTCTTTGAGATGCCTGCAAACGTCGATGCCGTCCATGCCTGGCAACATCAGGTCAAGCAAGATCAAATCAAATTCTTCTTTTTGCGCGAGCCGTAATCCTTCAACGCCGTTGGCGGTGGTCACCACCATATAATTTTCAAATTCCAGGTTGTCTTGCAACCCCCGGCGCATGTCTGGTTCGTCTTCGATGATGAGTATACGAGGCATGATATTCATCCACGCGATTCAGAGTTAGTTCTAAAATCACAGTTTCATTATATCGCAAAACATTTGAATAGAATGATGATGCCATACACAATTGCATGTGAACAGAGTTAAAATTGATTCTCGTTTATGAATTTACAACTTTTTACATTAACTACGACAACGCCCACAACAGGGATGGGGTTTAACCAAAACATGGAACAGTGGTATAAATAAGAGAATAAATCTCATACAAGGAAAAGAATTATGTTAAAACTCAGCGGTTTTGGGGATGAAATTCACGAAGATTTTGAAATCCAATTGCGTGAAATGCGTAAAATGGACATCAATTACATTGCTCTTCGAAACTTATGGGGAACCAATGTTCTCGATCTGAACCGCCGCCAAAAGAAAGATGCGCGCGACTTGTTGCGCAAGTACGGTATGGGTGTTTCAGAAATCGGTTCGCCATTGGGCAAAGTGCTCATCACCAGTTCGTGGAAAAAAGAATGGGCGAGATACATGAAAGCGGTCGAAATGGCCAAGTATTTTAATTGCCCCCGCATTCGTATTTTCTCGTTTTATTTTCCCAAAGGCCGCGAGCCGGAAGAGTTTCGCTCCGCAGTCATTAAGCGCCTTCGCGAGATGGCTGATTACGCGGAAGAAAACGACATCATGCTTTTGCATGAAAACGAAGCGAACATCTACGGCGATACAGGCCTTCGCTGCAAAGACCTTGCCGAGTCGGTCAATTCGCCTAATTTTAAATTGATTTTTGATCCCGCCAATTATGTTTTCTGTGGAACCAAAGCCTTTTCGCAATGGTATGAGATGCAGAAAGACCAAATCACTCATCTGCATATCAAAGACTGTTGTTTTGATCGAACCTTTAAAACCGCAGGGAAGGGCGACGGCGAGTTTCCTGAATTGGTTCGTGAATTAGTCGGCAGCGGATTCTCCGGCTTCGCAACCATGGAACCGCATCTCGCACACGGCGGACAGTTCGCCGGATTCTCCGGCCCGGATAATTTTGCGGAAGCAACAAGAGAATTCCGAAAATTATGTAAGAAAGAAGGCATGGAAACACGCCAGGTTCGCGTCGGCGTGGTCGGCATGGGTTTTATTGGCAAGTTCCATTGCGACGCGCTTCAAGAAGTCCCACAAGCGCATTTGGTCGCGGTTGCTGATAGCAAAAAAGTCCCAAACTTACAAAAAACGGAAGATGAATACAACGTCGCCGCATACAGCAACGTCAATCGCTTGTTGAAGCGCACTGATATTGATGCAATCACGCTAGGCGTTCCGAGCGGTTTACATGCTGAGATTGCTGTTGAAGCGGCGGAATCTAAAAAGCATGTCCTGACCGAAAAACCCATTGAGGTCACATTAGATAAAGCGGACGCCATGATCGCCGCCTGCAAAAAGAACAATGT from Candidatus Hinthialibacter antarcticus encodes the following:
- a CDS encoding CoA-binding protein; protein product: MTAVSIAESFVYLKRLAVVGVSRHQKFGNVIFKELSAKGYDVVPVNPKMESFEGAICYPSLDSITEPVEGVVVVVGKEKVLDVLKDAVKANVRYVWVQQGAGSDETKNYCNQNGLHAVFGQCILMYAKPVGGIHAVHRFVWRMLGLTT
- a CDS encoding response regulator transcription factor; translation: MPRILIIEDEPDMRRGLQDNLEFENYMVVTTANGVEGLRLAQKEEFDLILLDLMLPGMDGIDVCRHLKDGGSLTPIIMLTARGSEADKIEGLEIGADDYITKPFSLRELLARIKAILRRTQIEPRESIHTFQFSDVTLDFDHMTATKNGEELEFSPREMEIMKLLVESEGKIVSREQFLKQVWGYDNVPATRTVDNHIAKLRQKIEIEPDSPQHIITAHRQGYRFIP
- the cysS gene encoding cysteine--tRNA ligase, which codes for MSDVIQDVHFLNTATNKKEKFEPLEPGTVGLYTCGPTVYDYAHIGNFRAYLFEDVLRRFLEFRGYKVKHIMNLTDVEDKIIRKSQETGQSIYECTAPYIEAFFDDLDTLNIQRAHEYPKATGHVDEMVAMINTLKEKGFTYDKDGSIYFRIKKFKEYGKLSGVRPEEVLSGARIDSDEYEKDDARDFVLWKSRKEGEHFWETELGEGRPGWHIECSAMAMKYLGDQFDIHCGGEDNIFPHHENEIAQSEGCTGKHFVKYWLHCRHLLVDGEKMSKSKGNFYTLRDLLAKGFHPMAIRYCIISNHYRSPMNLSMDALHAAHSAWSRIMDFKQRLQEKADANLEAPQSNNLQRESDEFFKRFTHHMNDDLDTPRACSVLFDFIREANKVLDTEALSSTQAKEILEILEQVDHVLGVMKQDDGLLDEDIERLIEERLDARKSKNYARADEIRDQLAEQGVILEDTREGMRWKRR
- a CDS encoding DUF1080 domain-containing protein gives rise to the protein MKIRIFLIALAACMSLSSCSWLGFGENEVITNQPFESLFDGKIQRDWVVMGDPAGWSVADDVIRSEGGKGGNWLRSKREYSDFILRLEFRVSPGGNSGVFIRCAEQGNPWETGHECQISNEQPPRDDSHCTGSLYGSLPVLARPDESPEVWRQYEILCKGSRIMVFVDDVKTVDVPQQEVASIQNKPLKGFIGLQDSHTEAGMWVEYRNINIREL
- a CDS encoding iron ABC transporter permease is translated as MKTLTPARLVLLLSPYVICLVASLILAPLIGSETISIQAALSGKNGIDSEIFFFQRIPRIILAALVGGALATVGACFQGMLRNPLAEPYTLGVTGGAAVGAASAIIFPALQWSWGPFSTVQALALAGAALSMGFIYLLANRSQGIAMNTLLLAGVTVSILCGGIILLLRYIASPNYLAQMDRWLMGGLDVVGYHDLSLLLPFLLPGLGLLFGGMIEINHLTLGQDMAMGHGVNVRSAHRRLFFGGSLATAAAVSLAGPIGFVGLIAPHAVRRLSGFDHRIVLPGSFMLGGAFLVLCDAIARTMLAPREIPVGVITAMIGGPLFIYLLVRRN
- the speY gene encoding deoxyhypusine synthase, with product MKKNKSNYYVKPITPNGVRKNMSARALIDECFSSFNARGLRNACQLFADRVYNENTTIGMSLTGALVPAGLGRSCLIPLIKGGYIDWMISTGANMYHDLHSCLGYDMFEGSPDVDDTKLRKDDVVRIHDIYFEADALFDTDAFIRKLFREYPIEGPVSSAVIHRILGEALLQRNPKAHEFSVLAAAAKMDMPIHTSSPGDSSTGMNLAGLALEGKSIIVDPNLDVNLTAAWVYDAKKSKGKTAALILGGGSPKNFLLQTEPHIQEVLGLPEAGHDFFVQFTDARIDTGGLSGATPSEAVSWGKIDPTQLSATQVVYGDCSVYIPLFVSYILSAVPKQKPRRLWEKRDECMDRMLKAFKKSKHWGK
- a CDS encoding sugar-binding protein — translated: MRFKNFFVLSAAVCLLMPVHAQTVDEMVDAFLSFDMTAEGPWSDVDLTTTTVPKVGNGSITLDGSISSGEYGGYEGTEIVPGKNAWILDFASAKEWEGPDDNSFTFYLAYDDDNLYLGVSVKDDVVRSNDPPAAFWKDDAIEIVMDPSNSRYDYNTDSVNNLYGGHCYFNWEGLISAFDYDTGLPFNAGTEEAPTFRWGGASEWTYAEDGDIYGIGIETADGWAVEVRIGKATLEDTEAGVTLTPGTTMAFNLGVDDDDGADLAIQYFWASRVRAIGATPDDENWDLLLEEEIANKDYLDPDSLAAFWEVGINETGRLSRAGGGEIILGESTEINDWQLQ
- a CDS encoding Gfo/Idh/MocA family oxidoreductase, with protein sequence MLKLSGFGDEIHEDFEIQLREMRKMDINYIALRNLWGTNVLDLNRRQKKDARDLLRKYGMGVSEIGSPLGKVLITSSWKKEWARYMKAVEMAKYFNCPRIRIFSFYFPKGREPEEFRSAVIKRLREMADYAEENDIMLLHENEANIYGDTGLRCKDLAESVNSPNFKLIFDPANYVFCGTKAFSQWYEMQKDQITHLHIKDCCFDRTFKTAGKGDGEFPELVRELVGSGFSGFATMEPHLAHGGQFAGFSGPDNFAEATREFRKLCKKEGMETRQVRVGVVGMGFIGKFHCDALQEVPQAHLVAVADSKKVPNLQKTEDEYNVAAYSNVNRLLKRTDIDAITLGVPSGLHAEIAVEAAESKKHVLTEKPIEVTLDKADAMIAACKKNNVKLGVISQRRWDDGMKELKEAVDEGVLGNLVQGEAYVKWFRTQDYYDGGAWRGTWDIDGGGCLMNQGVHTVDCFQWVMGPVVSVTAQTACLAHDRIEVEDVAYAMLKFKNGSMGAIIASTAAYPGMDERIEVTGTNGTMIMNKSSITLREIRGEKNADADEAVERGSGAADPQAITNEGHVAQIKDFCEAVLNNRKPMIDGSEGRRPLEIILAVYESAKTGKTVKLPLKPKGRTGVKKKTARKK